One window from the genome of Streptomyces sp. NBC_01476 encodes:
- a CDS encoding transposase: protein MPAPRKYPLELRERAVRMYRAAEPKPVIRRMAEDLGVHHEALRNWIRQAEADAGEREDVLTTAEREELAALRRENAQLKRANEVLRTASAFFAAQLDPTRPR from the coding sequence ATGCCTGCCCCGAGGAAGTACCCGCTGGAGTTGCGTGAGCGTGCGGTGCGGATGTACCGGGCGGCCGAGCCGAAGCCGGTGATCCGCCGCATGGCCGAGGATCTCGGTGTCCACCACGAGGCCCTGCGCAACTGGATCCGCCAGGCCGAGGCCGACGCCGGCGAACGGGAGGACGTGTTGACCACTGCCGAGCGCGAGGAGTTGGCCGCCCTGCGCAGGGAGAATGCCCAGCTCAAGCGGGCGAACGAGGTCCTGCGGACAGCCTCGGCTTTTTTCGCGGCCCAGCTCGACCCGACCCGGCCCAGGTGA
- a CDS encoding IS3 family transposase, with amino-acid sequence MTALLDEHAHLGVEPVLRELHIPSSTYYRWRQAEKEPCERRRQDTELTGRIRQVHEESGGVYGSPRVHAVLKRGGVHVGRKRVERLMREAGLVGISPRRGKGFTRRDPDADLAPDLVQRDFTAPAPNRLWVTDLTMISTGEGPLWLSAIRDVFSRRVVAWETSARADADLVLSSLEYALASREVAPGELVHHADHGCQYTSIKLTTRLVRAGIRASMGSVGDSFDNALAENLWMIIKTECIRGRVFATRAEANLALFEYIDGFYNPRRIQKRLGYLSPIEFEEKRYADQAAAEPVNLKPRQPALTS; translated from the coding sequence GTGACCGCGCTCCTCGATGAGCACGCGCACCTGGGGGTCGAGCCCGTACTCCGGGAACTGCACATCCCCTCGTCCACCTATTACCGCTGGCGCCAGGCAGAAAAGGAGCCGTGTGAACGGCGCCGTCAGGACACGGAGCTGACCGGCCGGATCCGGCAGGTCCATGAGGAATCCGGCGGGGTCTACGGCTCGCCCCGTGTCCATGCCGTCTTGAAGCGCGGTGGAGTGCACGTCGGCCGCAAACGGGTCGAGCGCCTCATGCGCGAGGCCGGTCTCGTCGGCATCAGCCCCCGCCGCGGCAAGGGGTTCACCCGCCGCGATCCGGACGCCGATCTCGCCCCTGACCTCGTGCAACGCGACTTCACCGCGCCCGCGCCGAACCGGTTGTGGGTCACCGACCTCACCATGATCTCCACCGGGGAGGGGCCTTTGTGGCTGTCGGCGATCCGCGACGTGTTCTCCCGCCGCGTCGTGGCATGGGAGACCTCCGCCCGCGCGGACGCGGACCTGGTCCTGTCCTCGTTGGAGTATGCCCTGGCCAGCCGTGAGGTCGCCCCGGGCGAACTGGTCCACCATGCCGATCACGGCTGTCAATATACGAGTATCAAGCTGACGACGCGGCTGGTCAGAGCGGGTATCCGGGCGTCCATGGGCTCCGTCGGGGACTCCTTCGACAACGCCCTGGCGGAGAACCTGTGGATGATCATTAAGACCGAGTGCATCCGCGGCCGCGTCTTCGCGACCAGGGCCGAAGCCAATCTGGCGCTCTTCGAGTACATCGACGGCTTCTACAACCCCCGACGCATCCAAAAACGCCTCGGCTACCTCAGCCCGATCGAGTTCGAGGAGAAGCGCTACGCCGACCAGGCAGCGGCCGAACCGGTGAACCTGAAACCACGTCAACCCGCCCTGACCAGCTAG
- a CDS encoding type II toxin-antitoxin system VapC family toxin produces MIVIDTGPVVAAANRKDDQHAACVRLLENHPGPLLLPSPLVAKIGYMLSSRAGVKAEADFLRDVADGVYNLVPVTSTEAARAADLVERYADLPLGTADAFVVAVAEKFRAVNVATLARRHFSIVRPGHVPAFTLLP; encoded by the coding sequence GTGATCGTGATCGACACTGGCCCTGTGGTCGCGGCGGCCAACCGCAAGGACGATCAGCACGCCGCTTGTGTGCGCCTGCTGGAGAATCATCCGGGGCCGCTGCTGCTGCCGTCCCCGCTCGTGGCAAAGATCGGCTACATGCTCTCCAGCCGGGCAGGAGTGAAGGCCGAGGCCGACTTTCTGCGTGATGTGGCCGACGGGGTGTACAACCTGGTCCCGGTCACCTCCACCGAGGCCGCGCGGGCTGCCGATCTGGTGGAACGGTACGCAGACCTTCCCCTGGGCACGGCGGATGCCTTCGTCGTGGCCGTGGCGGAGAAGTTCCGTGCGGTCAACGTCGCAACGCTGGCCCGCCGCCACTTCAGCATCGTGCGTCCGGGCCACGTGCCCGCCTTCACTCTGCTCCCGTAG
- a CDS encoding ABC transporter permease codes for MLRIGHAAGGRAESGRVRFVALLGATFFLALGFASLVAAHATYAGSVAREDARSPAVARAGDVVAAKLLWLPGMDTVNERYVTIVKVVPPARDAPLPPGVSHWPGPGESLLSPALAEQGRSEGIADRYGKQVGTIGAAGLSSPGERLAYVRPLGDAIDRSRAQPVRAFGGTTWEWVGDTDIRRPEWTFQAMLIALVLLPVGVLLAVAVRCGAAQRDRRTALIEALGGGAVERSLIVVGEALVPVCLGGLIAAAVVAVAASRDVTFPFVGYVLSARDLRAGLGPLTACVAGAVAAVLLVAVATYPVGRRASDRVRPLGAKRSTTKWAVLCPVMLLVAVRGPSLFDPGTSGYVVTNWVGVAATVVTLPAAVASLTALTGRGVARLGRRTGSPAPITAGSRVAHHPTVTARLVSGAVVAVCLLIQALVWYGQYSGEARAAQATVDRIGSSAAVLDGAKLSESQLADIIAESARPALPVALVGDPLRGLFRVQGPCGSLAALRLPCPPAGAQLPLPAVPADPRLAEMIRWYGAGAADATVRSGAVAEAGAGKDTSAVIMLISADGRDLSVPALKKAEFHVLGSSQVDTVGSQFLAGAHVNSDQGRGIAFLEVLGILVLGAAVGITGLSEFLRLGRALSPIAVLTGRRTVFVTHAALSVFAPLTAAGLLGEFVGTWAALPSRANGSTLAGTFLAACAASTTAVAALIFLWGAVVMVRETRSWRPGGG; via the coding sequence TTGCTGCGTATCGGCCACGCGGCAGGCGGGCGCGCGGAGTCGGGCCGCGTCCGCTTCGTGGCGCTGCTCGGCGCGACGTTCTTCCTGGCCTTGGGGTTCGCCTCGCTGGTGGCGGCGCACGCCACCTACGCCGGCAGCGTCGCGCGGGAAGACGCCCGTTCTCCCGCCGTTGCGCGTGCCGGTGATGTGGTAGCGGCGAAGCTCCTGTGGCTGCCCGGCATGGACACCGTGAACGAGCGCTACGTCACGATCGTCAAGGTCGTTCCGCCGGCCCGGGACGCTCCCCTGCCTCCAGGGGTGTCGCACTGGCCAGGGCCGGGGGAGTCCCTGCTGTCTCCGGCGCTGGCGGAACAGGGCCGCTCGGAGGGCATCGCCGACCGGTACGGGAAGCAGGTCGGCACCATCGGCGCGGCCGGGCTGAGCTCACCGGGTGAACGCCTCGCCTACGTCCGCCCGTTGGGGGACGCGATCGACCGCTCCCGGGCCCAGCCGGTCCGCGCTTTCGGCGGGACCACCTGGGAGTGGGTCGGCGACACGGACATCAGGCGGCCCGAGTGGACGTTCCAGGCGATGCTGATCGCCCTGGTGCTCCTGCCTGTTGGGGTGCTCCTTGCCGTCGCGGTGCGCTGCGGTGCCGCGCAGCGCGACCGGCGGACGGCGCTGATCGAAGCGCTGGGCGGTGGAGCAGTGGAACGCTCGCTCATCGTGGTGGGCGAGGCTTTGGTCCCGGTGTGCCTGGGAGGGCTGATCGCGGCGGCAGTTGTGGCGGTCGCGGCGTCGCGTGACGTCACCTTCCCCTTCGTCGGCTACGTCCTCTCCGCTCGGGATCTGCGCGCTGGTCTCGGCCCGCTCACCGCGTGCGTTGCCGGCGCGGTGGCCGCGGTGCTGCTTGTGGCGGTGGCGACGTACCCGGTCGGACGGCGGGCATCCGACCGGGTACGTCCACTGGGCGCGAAGCGGAGCACCACCAAGTGGGCGGTCCTGTGTCCGGTGATGCTGCTGGTGGCGGTACGCGGTCCGTCGCTCTTCGATCCCGGCACCAGCGGCTACGTGGTGACCAACTGGGTCGGGGTCGCGGCCACCGTTGTGACTTTGCCGGCCGCCGTGGCTTCGCTAACTGCCCTCACCGGCCGCGGAGTTGCCCGGCTCGGCCGGAGAACCGGCAGTCCGGCGCCCATCACCGCGGGCAGCCGGGTCGCCCACCACCCCACCGTCACGGCACGACTGGTCTCCGGCGCGGTGGTGGCCGTGTGTCTGCTGATCCAGGCGCTCGTCTGGTACGGCCAGTACAGCGGTGAAGCGAGGGCCGCACAGGCGACGGTGGACCGTATCGGCAGTTCCGCCGCCGTCCTGGACGGAGCCAAGCTGTCGGAGTCACAACTCGCCGACATCATTGCGGAGTCGGCCCGCCCTGCCCTCCCGGTCGCCCTTGTGGGTGATCCCCTGCGCGGCCTGTTCCGGGTCCAGGGGCCGTGCGGCTCCCTCGCGGCACTGCGCCTGCCCTGCCCGCCTGCCGGTGCCCAACTCCCCTTGCCCGCCGTCCCGGCGGACCCACGACTGGCGGAGATGATCCGGTGGTACGGGGCGGGTGCGGCGGACGCGACGGTCCGCTCCGGTGCCGTAGCGGAAGCGGGGGCCGGGAAGGACACGAGCGCGGTCATCATGCTGATTTCCGCCGACGGGCGGGATCTGTCCGTCCCCGCGCTGAAGAAGGCCGAGTTCCATGTCCTGGGCAGCTCACAAGTCGACACCGTCGGCAGCCAGTTCCTCGCGGGGGCGCACGTCAACTCCGACCAGGGACGGGGGATCGCCTTCCTCGAGGTGCTCGGCATCCTCGTGCTCGGCGCGGCGGTGGGAATCACCGGACTGTCGGAGTTCCTCCGGCTGGGGCGCGCTCTCAGCCCGATCGCGGTGTTGACGGGCCGCCGGACGGTCTTCGTCACCCACGCGGCCCTCTCCGTCTTCGCGCCCCTCACAGCTGCCGGACTGCTCGGGGAGTTCGTCGGCACCTGGGCCGCACTGCCCAGCCGCGCCAACGGCTCGACGCTCGCCGGAACTTTTCTGGCTGCCTGCGCGGCCTCCACCACCGCCGTGGCGGCGCTGATTTTCCTCTGGGGTGCGGTGGTCATGGTGCGGGAGACCCGCTCGTGGCGCCCGGGCGGTGGCTGA
- a CDS encoding LCP family protein, with translation MAHGPVRDHRRSAKAPARAPAGRAAGRSAARQAQRRRRQKVVKVVAISLASVVLLGAGAAFYVYHQLNGNIQTTAISSKNKGVEKKDALGRSPINILAMGSDARNSAADCKLGGACKDSSGARADVEMVVHISADRSNATVMSIPRDLVTDLPACTDEKSGRSVAARQDMINSALDYGANCQVAAVHQLTGIPIDHFVEVDFAGVVSMSNAVGGVPVCVNHNVYDPQSHLKLSANKVHILKDVAALQFLRTRHGFGDGSDNIGRTSGQHIFLSAMINQLKSAGTLSSPTKLYKLANAATKSLTVDTGLGSIPKLIDLAEDLSKVPTKRITFTTMQNNVDPANTARVLEGPDADTLFRTIANDQPLTDAAGKKTGTTAPTVAPVDKSTVSVHVENGTSTIGWAGTVLKKLTDAGFSPSSTAGNADAPTATTTLTYPAGQVAQAKAVATALGLPTSHVKQGTGDGIVLLLGADWTTGDTFPGGHPAPVDTKKALTGALAYNGGDKSTCVQVSTQRTIASPTGGITPEQSYARHPEIKDSAP, from the coding sequence ATGGCACACGGGCCTGTACGAGACCACCGCCGGTCCGCGAAGGCGCCCGCGCGGGCGCCCGCCGGCCGGGCGGCCGGCCGGTCCGCCGCCCGGCAGGCGCAGCGCCGGCGCAGGCAGAAGGTCGTCAAGGTAGTGGCGATCTCCCTCGCCTCCGTCGTGCTGCTCGGCGCCGGTGCCGCGTTCTACGTCTACCACCAGCTGAACGGCAACATCCAGACGACCGCGATCTCGTCGAAGAACAAGGGCGTGGAGAAGAAGGACGCGCTCGGGCGGTCCCCGATCAACATCCTCGCGATGGGATCGGACGCCCGCAACAGCGCCGCGGACTGCAAACTCGGCGGCGCCTGCAAGGACAGCAGCGGAGCGCGGGCCGACGTGGAGATGGTGGTCCACATATCCGCCGACCGCAGCAACGCCACGGTGATGAGCATCCCGCGCGACCTGGTCACCGACCTGCCGGCGTGCACCGACGAGAAGTCCGGGCGGAGCGTCGCCGCCCGCCAGGACATGATCAACAGCGCCCTTGATTACGGTGCGAACTGCCAGGTGGCGGCGGTGCACCAGCTCACCGGCATACCGATCGACCATTTCGTCGAGGTGGACTTCGCCGGCGTCGTCTCCATGTCCAACGCGGTCGGCGGCGTCCCGGTCTGTGTGAACCACAATGTCTACGATCCGCAGTCCCACCTGAAGCTGTCCGCCAACAAGGTGCACATCCTCAAGGACGTCGCTGCCCTCCAATTCCTGCGCACCCGGCACGGTTTCGGCGACGGCAGTGACAACATCGGGCGGACCAGCGGGCAGCACATCTTCCTCAGCGCGATGATCAACCAGCTCAAGAGCGCGGGCACACTGAGCAGTCCGACCAAGCTGTACAAGCTGGCCAACGCGGCCACCAAGTCCCTGACGGTGGACACCGGGCTCGGCAGCATCCCGAAACTGATCGACCTGGCCGAGGACCTCAGCAAGGTCCCCACCAAGCGGATCACCTTCACCACGATGCAGAACAACGTCGATCCGGCGAACACCGCGCGCGTCCTCGAAGGGCCGGACGCGGACACGCTCTTCCGGACCATCGCCAACGACCAGCCGCTGACCGACGCGGCCGGCAAGAAGACCGGGACCACCGCCCCGACGGTCGCCCCGGTCGACAAGAGCACCGTCAGCGTCCACGTGGAGAACGGCACCAGCACGATCGGCTGGGCGGGCACCGTCCTGAAGAAGCTGACGGACGCCGGGTTCAGCCCGTCCTCGACCGCCGGCAACGCGGACGCGCCGACCGCGACCACGACGCTGACCTACCCGGCCGGCCAGGTCGCCCAGGCCAAGGCCGTCGCCACCGCGCTGGGCCTGCCGACCTCCCATGTGAAGCAGGGCACCGGCGACGGAATCGTCCTGCTGCTGGGCGCCGACTGGACGACCGGCGACACCTTCCCCGGCGGCCACCCGGCCCCGGTGGACACCAAGAAGGCGCTGACCGGCGCGCTGGCCTACAACGGCGGCGACAAATCCACCTGCGTCCAGGTCAGCACGCAGCGCACGATCGCGTCACCCACGGGGGGCATCACCCCGGAACAGTCCTACGCCCGCCACCCCGAAATCAAGGACTCCGCCCCGTAA
- a CDS encoding 4-hydroxybenzoate 3-monooxygenase encodes MAETRENPSVVIVGAGVAGLTLANILLRNGVGCVVLEKRNREYVDQRQRAGAIDSFGVGIIREWGLGEVLEGDPIPQDEGGFFIDGQAMPMDIEHDEDGGMFIPQHVLTRNLTDAFLAQGGDLRYEALDVTLQDLDSRQPTVRYQDPDGTAHVITCDFIAGADGFHGVSRSSIPADVLTEYSYEYGYSWLTVWAAVATNPAGMAIHERGLGGMIPRGATATRIYLQCPPQDTPEQWPDARIWSELEARFGTTVTSGEILSKQVIPLRSVVFDPMSYGRLFLLGDAAHIVPPMSAKGIHLALHDTDVFARAVLAQIQKDDASLLENYSSDCLRHIWNYQAFAAWITDLMHNAGDTSYEGEFRKQVARAEMTRLFASPTANKLFGELTAGTN; translated from the coding sequence ATGGCCGAGACACGCGAGAATCCCTCCGTCGTCATCGTGGGAGCCGGGGTCGCCGGCCTCACGCTCGCCAACATCCTGCTGCGCAACGGCGTCGGCTGCGTCGTACTGGAAAAGCGCAACCGCGAGTACGTCGACCAGCGCCAGCGCGCCGGGGCCATCGACAGCTTCGGGGTGGGCATCATCCGCGAGTGGGGGCTCGGCGAAGTCCTGGAGGGCGACCCCATCCCACAGGACGAGGGCGGCTTCTTCATCGACGGGCAGGCGATGCCGATGGACATCGAGCACGACGAGGACGGCGGCATGTTCATCCCCCAGCACGTCCTGACCCGCAACCTCACCGACGCCTTCCTCGCCCAGGGCGGAGACCTCCGCTACGAGGCCCTCGATGTGACCCTGCAGGACCTCGACAGCCGGCAGCCCACGGTCCGCTACCAGGACCCCGACGGCACCGCGCATGTCATCACCTGCGATTTCATCGCCGGCGCTGACGGCTTCCACGGGGTGAGCCGGTCCTCCATCCCCGCCGACGTGCTGACCGAGTACTCCTACGAGTACGGGTACTCATGGCTCACCGTCTGGGCCGCGGTGGCGACCAACCCCGCGGGCATGGCGATCCACGAGCGCGGCCTGGGCGGCATGATCCCCCGCGGCGCCACCGCCACGCGTATCTACCTCCAGTGCCCGCCCCAGGACACCCCCGAGCAGTGGCCCGACGCGCGCATCTGGAGCGAACTGGAGGCCCGCTTCGGCACCACCGTGACCAGCGGCGAGATCCTCAGCAAGCAGGTCATCCCGCTGCGCAGCGTGGTCTTCGACCCGATGAGCTACGGCAGGCTGTTCCTGCTGGGCGACGCGGCCCACATCGTCCCGCCGATGAGCGCGAAGGGCATCCACCTCGCCCTCCACGACACCGACGTCTTCGCCCGCGCGGTCCTCGCCCAGATCCAGAAGGACGATGCGAGCCTGCTGGAGAACTACTCCTCGGACTGCCTGCGCCACATCTGGAACTACCAGGCATTCGCCGCATGGATCACCGATCTCATGCACAACGCCGGTGACACCTCCTACGAAGGAGAGTTCCGCAAGCAAGTCGCCCGCGCGGAGATGACACGCCTGTTCGCCTCCCCCACCGCGAACAAGCTCTTCGGCGAACTCACCGCCGGCACCAACTAG
- a CDS encoding helix-turn-helix transcriptional regulator: protein MPKNRHPSAGPSAPQHIPSGAGWLPHGYHLAPHTHDQGQLVYAAAGTLATTTERGTWVAPANRATWTPPGFAHGHRFYGRTDVRLLTIPVELCVELVEHPSVFAVSPLLREAVLTLTDDRPEARPGAHQRLLAVVIDELSDAPEHSLHLPEPGDDRLRTVTDLLHADPARPATLTGLGQAAGASERTLSRLFHTELGMSFHRWRTILRIHHALAHLANGMSVTDTAVTCGWSNPSSFIDAFNEVVGQTPGSYQADLRNSPTLP, encoded by the coding sequence ATGCCGAAAAACCGCCACCCTTCTGCGGGGCCCTCAGCGCCGCAGCACATTCCCAGCGGCGCCGGCTGGCTGCCGCACGGCTACCACCTCGCCCCTCACACCCACGACCAGGGCCAGCTCGTCTACGCAGCCGCCGGGACGCTGGCCACCACGACGGAGCGCGGAACCTGGGTGGCCCCGGCCAACCGTGCGACGTGGACGCCGCCCGGCTTCGCCCACGGTCACCGCTTTTACGGACGCACCGACGTACGCCTGCTGACGATCCCGGTCGAACTGTGCGTCGAACTGGTGGAGCACCCCAGCGTTTTCGCCGTCAGTCCGCTGCTGCGCGAGGCCGTCCTGACCCTGACCGACGACCGGCCCGAGGCCCGCCCCGGCGCCCACCAGCGGCTGCTCGCCGTGGTGATCGACGAGCTCTCCGACGCTCCCGAGCACTCCCTCCACCTGCCCGAACCCGGCGACGACCGGCTGCGCACCGTCACCGACCTCCTGCATGCCGACCCCGCCCGACCTGCGACCCTGACCGGGCTGGGACAGGCCGCAGGAGCCAGCGAGCGCACCCTGAGCCGCCTGTTCCACACCGAACTGGGCATGAGCTTCCACCGGTGGCGCACCATTTTGCGCATCCACCACGCACTGGCCCACCTTGCCAACGGCATGTCGGTCACCGACACCGCGGTGACGTGCGGGTGGTCGAACCCGTCCAGCTTCATCGATGCCTTCAACGAGGTCGTCGGCCAGACCCCGGGCAGCTACCAGGCGGACCTGCGCAACAGCCCCACGTTGCCGTAG
- a CDS encoding iron ABC transporter permease, translating to MAATGTTAPARDRTAPAPAASRTGAVAATAALVALLAALAVLDITQGTAAVGAGEVWKALTGHADQSDASVVIASRLPRMTAGVLVGVALGSAGAALQAVSRNVLAAPDTLAVNAGSYLALGVLTVTGASVPLLASSGVAFAGGLAAAAVVLGLSGLGAGTVRLVLAGSALALGLGSLTDALLLLFPERTNGLYQWSQGSISQNGFGGVGQMAPVILVGLAGLLLVARRVDALSLGDDAARGLGVPVRATRITVVVLTALLSAAAVTLAGPIGFVGLCAPALVRPLGRRFRALLRARAALPVAGLTGAALVLGSDVLLRALVSAQSAVAVPTGVVTSVVGALFLVAMAFRARESGAPAEPDRMRIPSRAAFWSTVAVLTAVLVGVLIAAVLFGDTGLLLGDVTNWALGRAGQGVTFVLDTRVPRVLAALLVGAALALAGTFVQAVTRNPLAEPGILGVSGGAGLGAVLLVTTVPAAGAWSIAGAAFAGASAAAVLVFGLAARGGFQQNRLVLVGVGVSAAATALISLVIVLTDPFNATKALTWLSGSTYGRTAPDLLPVAVVLLVATAVAVARRRELDLVSLDEDTPRLLGLGLARSRLAFLALGVLLSATAAAAAGTIGFVGLVAPHAARALVGRRHARVIPVAMLLGAVLVCAADLLGRTVIAPAQLGAGLMTAVVGTPYFVRLLLRTRR from the coding sequence ATGGCCGCCACCGGGACGACCGCACCCGCCCGCGACCGCACCGCCCCGGCTCCGGCCGCGTCCAGGACCGGCGCGGTCGCGGCGACGGCCGCGCTCGTGGCCCTGCTCGCCGCCCTGGCCGTACTGGACATCACCCAGGGCACGGCCGCGGTCGGCGCGGGCGAGGTGTGGAAGGCGCTCACCGGCCACGCCGACCAGAGCGACGCCTCCGTCGTCATCGCCTCCCGCCTGCCGCGGATGACCGCCGGCGTCCTGGTCGGCGTCGCCCTCGGCAGCGCGGGCGCCGCGCTCCAGGCGGTGAGCCGCAATGTGCTCGCCGCGCCGGACACGCTCGCGGTCAACGCCGGTTCGTATCTCGCGCTCGGGGTGCTCACCGTCACCGGCGCGTCCGTCCCGCTGCTGGCCTCCTCCGGCGTCGCGTTCGCCGGCGGTCTCGCGGCGGCGGCCGTGGTACTCGGGCTCTCCGGCCTCGGCGCCGGTACGGTCCGGCTGGTCCTGGCCGGCAGCGCCCTCGCACTCGGCCTCGGCTCCCTCACCGACGCCCTGCTCCTGCTCTTCCCTGAGCGGACCAACGGCCTCTACCAGTGGAGCCAGGGCAGCATCAGCCAGAACGGCTTCGGCGGGGTCGGCCAGATGGCGCCGGTGATCCTCGTGGGCCTGGCCGGACTGCTGCTCGTCGCCCGCCGCGTCGACGCCCTCTCCCTCGGCGACGACGCGGCCCGCGGCCTCGGCGTCCCGGTGCGGGCCACCCGGATCACCGTCGTCGTCCTCACCGCCCTGCTCTCCGCGGCGGCGGTGACGCTCGCCGGACCCATCGGCTTCGTCGGACTGTGCGCGCCGGCGCTGGTCCGGCCGCTCGGCCGCCGGTTCCGGGCACTGCTGCGGGCCCGGGCGGCCCTGCCGGTCGCCGGGCTCACCGGGGCGGCGCTCGTCCTCGGTTCCGATGTCCTGCTGCGCGCCCTGGTCAGCGCCCAGTCCGCGGTCGCGGTGCCCACCGGGGTCGTCACGAGCGTCGTCGGCGCCCTGTTCCTGGTCGCGATGGCCTTCCGCGCCCGTGAGTCCGGTGCCCCCGCCGAGCCGGACCGGATGCGTATCCCGAGCCGGGCGGCGTTCTGGTCGACCGTCGCCGTACTGACGGCGGTGCTGGTCGGCGTACTGATCGCCGCGGTGCTCTTCGGTGACACCGGACTGCTGCTCGGCGATGTCACCAACTGGGCGCTGGGCCGGGCCGGTCAGGGGGTCACCTTCGTCCTCGACACCCGGGTGCCCCGGGTGCTCGCCGCGCTTCTGGTGGGCGCGGCCCTCGCCCTGGCCGGGACATTCGTGCAGGCCGTGACCCGTAATCCGCTCGCCGAGCCGGGCATCCTGGGCGTCTCCGGTGGGGCCGGCCTGGGCGCCGTGCTGCTGGTCACCACGGTGCCCGCGGCCGGCGCGTGGAGCATCGCCGGCGCGGCCTTCGCCGGCGCCTCGGCCGCCGCCGTACTCGTCTTCGGCCTGGCCGCGCGCGGTGGCTTCCAGCAGAACCGGCTGGTCCTCGTCGGCGTCGGCGTGTCCGCCGCCGCCACGGCGCTCATCAGCCTGGTCATCGTGCTCACCGATCCGTTCAACGCGACCAAGGCGCTGACCTGGCTGTCGGGTTCGACCTACGGGCGGACCGCGCCCGACCTGCTGCCGGTCGCCGTGGTCCTTCTCGTCGCCACCGCCGTCGCGGTCGCCCGGCGCCGCGAACTCGACCTGGTCTCCCTCGACGAGGACACCCCGCGGCTGCTCGGGCTCGGCCTCGCCCGCTCCCGGCTCGCGTTCCTCGCGCTGGGCGTCCTGCTGAGCGCCACCGCGGCCGCGGCCGCCGGCACGATCGGCTTCGTCGGCCTCGTCGCCCCGCACGCGGCCCGCGCCCTGGTGGGCCGCCGCCACGCGCGGGTCATCCCGGTCGCCATGCTGCTGGGCGCGGTTCTGGTCTGCGCGGCCGACCTGCTGGGCCGTACGGTCATCGCCCCCGCGCAACTGGGCGCCGGCCTCATGACGGCGGTCGTCGGCACCCCGTACTTCGTCCGCCTCCTGCTGCGCACGCGCCGCTAG
- a CDS encoding iron-siderophore ABC transporter substrate-binding protein, translated as MKHLPAAAAAAAAALLLAGCGTTEHASADSSPSVSPTGSATTAGPVTLTDATGATVRLDHPATRVVGTEWNVVEDLLTLGVAPVGVADVKGYKAWDTAVPLTNAPKDIGTRGEPSTDTIAALSPDLVVATTDLSAAVVKQLRKAAPVLVVRSADAADQIGLMMKDLDLIAQATGTTAKAGTVRQAFEAKLAAGKQALASAGRTGAKVAPADGYVVSNQVSVRPYTSGSLIGAVNERLGLRNAWTIKGDKDYGLATTDVEGLTGLGDIQFTYIANDTDGDPFAGALAKNAVWKSLPFVKDGHVHRLPDGIWMFGGPGSMEAYVDAVVDALTK; from the coding sequence ATGAAGCACCTCCCCGCCGCAGCCGCGGCCGCCGCCGCGGCGCTGCTCCTGGCCGGCTGCGGCACCACCGAGCACGCGTCCGCCGACTCCTCCCCGTCCGTCTCCCCCACCGGCTCGGCCACGACCGCGGGACCGGTCACCCTCACCGACGCCACCGGCGCGACGGTCCGCCTCGACCACCCCGCCACCCGGGTCGTCGGCACCGAGTGGAACGTCGTCGAGGACCTCCTCACCCTCGGCGTCGCGCCGGTCGGCGTCGCCGACGTCAAGGGCTACAAAGCCTGGGACACAGCCGTCCCGCTGACGAACGCGCCGAAGGACATCGGCACCCGCGGCGAGCCCAGCACGGACACCATCGCGGCCCTCTCGCCCGACCTCGTCGTGGCCACCACCGACCTGTCGGCGGCCGTGGTGAAGCAGCTGCGGAAGGCCGCCCCGGTCCTCGTGGTGCGCTCGGCCGACGCCGCCGACCAGATCGGCCTGATGATGAAGGACCTCGACCTCATCGCCCAGGCCACCGGGACGACCGCCAAGGCCGGCACCGTACGGCAGGCGTTCGAGGCGAAGCTCGCCGCCGGCAAGCAGGCCCTGGCGAGCGCCGGCCGCACCGGCGCGAAGGTCGCCCCCGCCGACGGCTACGTCGTGTCCAACCAGGTCTCCGTCCGCCCCTACACCAGCGGCTCCCTCATAGGAGCGGTCAACGAGCGGCTCGGCCTGCGGAACGCCTGGACGATCAAGGGCGACAAGGACTACGGCCTCGCCACCACCGACGTCGAAGGGCTCACCGGCCTGGGCGACATCCAGTTCACCTACATCGCCAACGACACCGACGGCGACCCGTTCGCCGGCGCCCTCGCCAAGAACGCGGTGTGGAAGTCGCTCCCGTTCGTCAAGGACGGCCACGTGCACCGGCTCCCCGACGGCATCTGGATGTTCGGCGGACCCGGGTCGATGGAGGCGTACGTCGACGCCGTCGTCGACGCCCTCACCAAGTAG